In Castor canadensis chromosome 6, mCasCan1.hap1v2, whole genome shotgun sequence, the genomic window CCTGCCTCACACAGAGCCCCGAACCTCACCTCGGCCTGGATGATGTTCCAGGCATTCTTGAGCCCCACGTTGTTCTCAGTGTTGTACAGCAGCAGCCCTTCCTTCAGGTCCTGCTTGGCATTCTCATTCACCTGGGGTCAGGGGACACCGCCACAGGTTGGCTGAGACCAGGCTCCAGCTCCTCTCCCCAACCAGACAGGGGAGGGTCAGAGATGGGGGTAGCAGCAGCTAGTATTGGGGCTCTGCTGACCCAAAGGGTCCTGGTCCTCAGGGACCACTTCTCCCCTGGCCTGGAAAGGACCCTGGCTTGTCCTGGTCCAAGCCCGAGGCTATGGCATCCCATATCTGGCTCCCTGGCTCAAGGCTTACCTTGTCCATGTAGACAAAGAAGAGGATGAGCAAGATCAACTCTGCCAGGAGGATGGTCAACAGGACGATGAAAAACTGGGAAGGAAAGGTCCAGATATGGGCACATGGCAGTAGGGATGGCCGGGGAGTGAGTGAAAATGAAATGGATGAGGAACCAGGGGACAAGCAGCTCCTGGGCAGGGTTCCCAGGTCTGAGAAGGGCTACCTACTCCTGAGGAAACCCAGAGAGACAGCTAGGGACAGGTATAGAGCATGCCAGAAGCAATTTCCTTGGGCTCAGTTTGGGCCCCCCTTGGCCAATGTCTTCGCCTCTGTTTTGGTGGCCCAGAGCTCAGTGGGTTAGGGACATGGGATCCAACTCACACTGAGAAGCAGGCACTTGTTTTCCTTGATGGCTCCCAGGCAGCCCAGGAAGCCCGTCACCATGACAATGGTGCCTATGGCGATGACGAGGTTGGCTGCAGACAGCGAGGGAAAGCTGGGGGAGAATGTGGCAAAGTTGCCTTGGGACACAGACAGCCATATGCCCACTCCAAGCAGTCCACAGCCACAGAGCTGGAGAGAAAGGAGAGCCCATTAGACCAGCACTGTCCACACACTCACCTCTGCAGATCTCATAAGACCACACGTCCCACCCCAACTGAGACACGAGAGAGGGGGAAACCTGGCTACTGGCCAGATATACCCCAGACCCAAAGCCTTGGTGATCTAGACACATGTCCCCACCTCTCTATGTCTCATCACCTTCCCCATCTGGCAAAGGAACTAGACAGCTTCAGGATCATAGAGTCACTCTGAGATCAAAGTAAGACAGGAAAAAGCATGGAGCAAATACACAGAAGGTACTAGACACAGATGCACAGCTACAGTTACTTCATTCCACAAAGAGGCCTGGTGTTCAGGAGAGTGGCTTGAAACCAACTCTTCTCACCAACACCCCTAGGGCTACGACCAAAGCAGGTGGCTCCACCTGGGGAAGCTTCGCTTTCATTGGCTATGAATCTCCACATCTGCCTGGTTGAATGCTCCATATAGCTGACACTCCCCCGCTCCCTCCGAGGCTCGGGGGATGTGTGCTGAGTCGGAGGAGACAATCAATCAGTCagccaatatttattgagtacctcaAGCATACAGCATTCCTGCCAGAAAAGCTACAGCCACGTTAGAGACCTGTCTTCCAGGGGTCTCCAGGAGCCGGCAAGCTGGGGTGATACAAATGCAGTATACATGGTGCCAAATAAGGATTGTGtaacatgataaagcgagagcacacaagggaggggtgaggataggtaagacacctaaaaaactagatagcatttgttgccctcaacgcagagaaactaaagcagataccttaaaagcaactgaggccaattggagaaggggaccaggaactagagaaaaggttagattaagaagaattaacctagaaggtaacacccacgcacaggaaattaatgtgagtcaatgccctgtatagctatccttatctcaactagcaaaaaaccttgttccttcctatcattgcttatactctctcttcaacaaaattagagataagggcagaataattcctgccgggtagtgaggggtaagagggggtaagggagggagtggggggggtaaaggagggggaggaggcaagggggagaaatgacccaaacatcgtatgcacatatgaataaaataaaaattaaaaaaaaaattaagatcgtGTGAGTTCAGAGGAGGCAGTGTCTGTCCTGGTCAGAGGTACCAGTTGGAGGCAGTAATCACTGAAGGATGGGTGGACGTGGGGCAGATGGGGGACAGGAGCATTCCACGCAAGACAGAAGTGTGGATGGGAAGGGCTTGGGAGTTGTGGACCTGAACTTGGTCCTCAGCTCTGGCCTgctctggctgtgtgaccttgctaCTCCTCTAATGCAGAATGAGAACAGATCACCTTCCTACTGACAGCTGGGAGAACGTAAGTGAACTGAAGTCCATGGAGTGGGTGGTATGTGGAGCCAGGAGCTATTTGCTGAGAAGACATTCACTGAGCAGTGGCTCTGGACCAGGGACCATGCTGACAGCTGGGACTCCCTGAAGCAGAAGCAGGCAGAGCCCTGCTCTCAGCTGTCTAGCTTGGGGAGGAAACAGTCACACAGGGCCACACCATGGCAGAGAGGGGTATGGCACACCCACAGCAAGGTGAGGAGGAGTGGCAGTGGCTTCCCAAGGAGATGGCATTTCCTTTGCTCGCTCAGTCCACAGACTCAAACTAGGAGCCTGGTTAGTAATGCAGTTAACATtaattaattagctaattaaCTAATtcgtttttgcagtgctggggacagaacccagggccttgtacatgccagACAGTGGCATCTGGTTACTACTGAATGCCAGGCCCTGGCCTCCACAATGGGGAGACCCTGAGAAACCATCCAGCAAAGACCCTGCCTTCCTGAAGAGAGTCTTATGGGACTCACACACATGCCATGAGCAAACACACATGGAATCTCATGCACTGATGAGccaggaagaaaaacaaggacGTTCAGGGAGTCAGGAAGTACCTGGGGACAGAGTGGCCAGAGAGCCTCTTAGACCTCAATCAAGAGAGGGGATGTGTCACATAAACGGGGGAGAAGAATGTTCTAGAAACAAGATAAAGCAAGTGCAGAGGCCTCAAAGTAGGAATGAGCCTGGCCAGTCAATGAAGAACAAGCTCCCATATGGCTATGACAGAGTGAGTGAGGTGATGGGGTAGGGGACAAAGGAAGTGGGGCAGCCAGGGGACAGATCCAGCAGGACCCTGAAGATACGAGGATGTGGGTGTTAGCAAGATGGGATGCTCCCAGGGTTGAGGAGTGACAGGATCTGACTGATGTTTTCAACAGATCACTGTGGCTGCTGTTCCAAGAAGAGGCTGCTGGGGACAGGGGGCAGCCAGCGAGCAGTCAGGCTCTTCTGCAGATGGCTATGGAGGAGCAGTAAGACATGCTCCTATGAGATGGGTAGTATTGACAGGGCTTGCTGGGCTTTGATGAATGAATAGGATTGTGATAAACATGGAGACAGAAAGGTGGCtcagcatggaaaaaaaaatgatggggGAATCTATCCATGTGTTACCAGAGATGGCTCCAGGAACCACAGGAAATCAGATTAGCAGGTCATACAGCTGCCGTGTGGAGCGTGGTCCCATGCCTCCTTTGTCCTGGAGCAGACCTCAGTGGGACCAAGTCAAGGATCCCAGGGTATGGGCACAGCAGGCCCAAGCTCAAGCACCACAAAGCTTTGTATGGGGAATGGGTCTCACCACCATCTGTGGTCACTAGGTGGCACTCCAGCCTGGTTCAGAAGCCCTTTGGATTTGCCAATGACACAAATTCCCATCCAACTTGTCACTCTGACTTTCTTCAATTCAGTCAGTTACTAGGCTGCCaaatcaatttttctttcattaatcatACCCTAGAAAATTCATAATCTTCAAGCTGAAGATTTATAGCCCTAAAAGTCGGACCCTGGAATGAACAAGCAGAAAACCACAGAGCAGGTGTTTGCCATAGACAGAGGAGCCTGTGAGAGACCTGGCTCTGTTCTGGAACCCCTGGAGATGCAGGGATGCCCCCACCACCCCTCAGCTGCAGACAGACACCCAGGGTCCCCAGAGCAGAGTCTTCTCCAGAAGCCGGCCTGGTGGGGGACCCCACCATTCTCCTCCATTTTCATCCTAGGGGCTGCTGTGGTATCCAGGAGCCTCAGCTGGGGGACCCTCAATGGTGCAGAGCCACCCAGCGACTAGCCACCTCTCTTCAACTGGTTCTCTGACTTCCACATCCTTTGATGCACTCTGCAAGATTCCCAAGCACAGCCCAGGGAGCCTCCTTCCACCTGGTGGGGAACAGAGCCAGCACCCTGCCCCATACCTGCTGTCCAACCTCCTACCAGGTTGAGACCCAGGCAAGACCCGCTGTCTTCTCAAGGTGTGTCAGACCCTGGCCAGCAGTCCCTGTGCCTAAGTCCCAGACAGCCTTCCTAGCAAAGCCCTCAAATCCATTCCCCACTTCCCATCAAGCTCCCAGCCTCCTGCCCCCAGCTCCAAGGCATCCTGCTCAATGTCTGCTGAGCTCCAGGCCTGTGTAATATGACACGGTGCCAGGCACATCCCCATGCCACTCTCCCATATCCTCAGGGTCTCCTGATGAGATAAACCCTTTGTCCCTTGCTTCAGGTGACCCAATACTAGCCAGACTCCAggcaagaagaaaacacaaagatgAGGCCttaattttatagataaggaaactaaggggGATATGGTGGTCCCCACTGCCACTCTGCCAATCTGGGACAAGCCCCTGCTTTCTGACTTTGGGGGCAGACTTCTTTTTGACTTGCTATTTTCCAGGAGAGCTGTGAATCCTCCCTCATTCTCCCAAGTGACAGGTGGCAGGCAATGCCTTAGACCCACATCCAGACAGGGCCCACTAccctcccttccctgcctctGTTTTTCAGCCCAGCCTGCAGAGAGCTGCCCAAATCCTTCCTCCAAAATGCCTCCTTCACCACGCTGCTCCCTTGTGTGGTCTTGAGATTCTGTAGCTCTGAGGCCCAACTTTCTTCAAACTGTGTGCTTTGGACTAGACTGCTGCTCTGGTCTCTTCCAGCATGGTCCTAGCCAAGTCTGAGACATGCTATTCTTATCCCCTACACCATGGGTTCTCAACCAGGAGCAATTTGCCTCACCAGGGACATGAAGCATTTCCGGTTATCACGACTAAGGATGTGCTCCCGGCATGTGGTGACATATAgaagccagggatgctgctaaGCACCCTACAGTGCTCAGGACAGTGCTCCACAATGAAGGACTATCCAGCCCCAAATGCCATTAGAGGTTGGAAGACCCTGCCCTGAGCCCCATCCCCACGCCAGGCACCTTCCCTCTGCTGTCAATTTCGAGAACaaagccattgaagaaagagCCTGGTATGTTCCCTCGAAGGGTGGCTAAAGACAGGGCTGGTCCTGAAAGGGACTGCACAACACAGAAAGGTTCTGGGAAGGCTCCTGCTGGGAATTGGGGAGGGTCTGGCAGGTGACAGTGGGCAGGAGTGGGGAGGTGACAACAGACTTATTACAGGCCTGCCCTGGGAAGGCAGGAGGTCAGGAAGCTGAGCTCTGGAGCCAGGGCAGGGGTCAGGGGAAAGGTGAGGCGGGAGTGGAGAGGGaagagtggggcagggagaggcccCTGTGGAGGGAGCCAGGCGTAGGAGGCACAGGGTATGGAGTGGTGCAGTCAAAGCTCAGTGTTAGAGAGCTTAGCTGGTGGCATTTGAGAAAATTCCCTTCCAAAACCAGAGGGTTGTCTCAGCTGAGATGACCAAGCTATAATCGAGCTCAAGGCTGGAGAATCTGGGGCGAGGCAGGGTGACTCAGGGGATCAGGACCCAGCCAAAGTCAGCACCGACAAATGGAGGTCACCAGCAACTGCTGATGCAGCCCGGACCTGGCTATCGCCCTTCTCCAAGCAGGGGTGGCTGAGGGGACCTCTAGAGCTCCACACCTCGCCTGACTCCCCTACCTGTGGCATTTCAAACGAGCTTGAATTTGGGGCTCCCAAGAGACCCATGTCCAAACTTGAGGAGATGAGCACCTAGCCGTGCATCTGCTCATGGCCTGTGAGGCCAGGACTGGGGCTGTTCTGCTCATGGTTAAATCCCACGGCCAAAAACAGTGCCTCACCCCTCGACTGCACTTTGGTCCCTTCTCCAGGGCCATCCCATGTGGGCCCTGCAGAGGGAGAAAGGACAGAGAGGAGTCTGGAGGCCATTAGGCTGTCTCAGGGTCCCTAATCTCCCTGGACCAAACCAACACATGCACCACAGGTAAACTGAGGCTCTGGCAGCACAGGGCCATGGTGAGCCAGTGTTCCAAGCAGACCCTATTCATTTGTTAAGTTGGTGCTAATTAGCCCGGCATCTCCATGGTATTTCTCCACCTGCAGTTTGAGTAGGCTGATTTGTAGTTTTAATATACATTTCTGCCATGTGTCCTTACATATGGCATGCATGGGCACTCCATTTCTCTGGGGGTGGGACCCACAGTTTCCCCTTCAAACTGCCCTTCCTCTGCAGCTTCTGCCCGCACCACGCGAACTCAGGACAACCATAGCCTGTACTGCCTCTCGTGGCAGGGAGGTGCTCTCCGCAGG contains:
- the Tspan9 gene encoding tetraspanin-9 isoform X2 → MARGCLCCLKYMLFLFNLIFWLCGCGLLGVGIWLSVSQGNFATFSPSFPSLSAANLVIAIGTIVMVTGFLGCLGAIKENKCLLLSFFIVLLTILLAELILLILFFVYMDKVNENAKQDLKEGLLLYNTENNVGLKNAWNIIQAEMRCCGVTDYTDWFPVLGENTVPDRCCMENSQGCGRNTTTPLWRTGCYEKVKMWFDDNKHVLGTVGMCIVIMQILGMAFSMTLFQHIHRTGKKYDA